The following proteins come from a genomic window of Sinorhizobium fredii NGR234:
- a CDS encoding MBL fold metallo-hydrolase codes for MTSMTETLTIFEPHPGVFAYYDGRVEGRRLYSTEPNWLDDGAYELGIASYAIVDAGEALVYDTHVSLAHGQAVRRHVEGLGAKSIRVVLSHWHDDHIAGNAVFADCEIIALKLTADALEAHREQLAAGTPPISPLVMPNRLFERRLDLQVGNRRVELHHFDIHSADGNVLWLPDDRILLAGDTLEDTITYVSEAQNTATHIRELARLATWPIDRILPNHGAPDRIAAGGYDTRFIDANRRYLERLMDAVQQGGQTAAVAPLTDFIAPELARGAVSYFEPYEAVHRKNIAALSAI; via the coding sequence ATGACGAGCATGACCGAGACCCTTACGATCTTCGAACCTCATCCGGGCGTGTTTGCCTATTACGACGGCCGCGTCGAGGGGCGGAGGCTTTATAGTACGGAGCCGAATTGGCTCGATGACGGCGCCTATGAATTGGGCATCGCCTCCTATGCCATCGTCGATGCGGGCGAAGCGCTCGTCTATGATACGCATGTTTCGCTTGCCCATGGGCAGGCCGTCCGGCGCCATGTCGAGGGGCTTGGCGCAAAGTCTATTCGGGTCGTCCTCAGCCATTGGCATGACGACCATATCGCCGGCAATGCCGTCTTTGCCGACTGCGAAATCATCGCGCTGAAGCTGACCGCCGACGCGCTTGAGGCGCATCGCGAGCAACTCGCCGCGGGCACGCCGCCGATCAGCCCGCTCGTCATGCCCAACCGGCTCTTTGAAAGGCGGTTGGATCTTCAGGTCGGCAACCGCCGCGTCGAACTTCATCATTTCGACATCCACAGCGCCGACGGCAATGTCCTGTGGCTGCCGGACGACAGAATTCTATTGGCCGGCGATACGCTTGAAGACACCATCACCTATGTCTCCGAAGCGCAAAACACGGCGACGCACATTCGCGAACTGGCGCGCCTGGCGACCTGGCCGATCGACCGCATCCTGCCGAACCACGGCGCTCCGGATCGGATCGCGGCGGGCGGCTATGACACACGCTTCATCGACGCCAACCGGCGCTACCTCGAGCGGTTGATGGATGCCGTGCAGCAGGGAGGCCAAACCGCCGCGGTCGCACCGCTGACGGACTTCATCGCACCGGAGCTGGCGAGAGGCGCCGTTTCCTATTTCGAGCCCTATGAAGCGGTACACCGCAAGAACATCGCCGCCCTATCGGCAATATGA
- a CDS encoding NADPH-dependent FMN reductase, whose amino-acid sequence MFGEPTEKNSVAPLIVGLGGTTRDGSSTELALRYALNEAEQAGARTMLFNGQALMMPMYAPEVPHRTAEAQAFIAALRAADGIIIASPAYHGSISGLVKNALDYTEDMRNDAAAYLDGRAVGCITCAYGPQAAGTTLVALRSIVHALRGWPTPLGVGINSATCRFSPEGEPSETAIADQLKIMATQVAKGAFAMRAGLAAARKPDRLIAVA is encoded by the coding sequence ATGTTTGGAGAGCCGACCGAAAAGAATTCCGTTGCCCCGCTGATCGTTGGCCTGGGCGGCACGACGCGCGATGGATCATCGACCGAGCTCGCACTGCGCTATGCCCTGAACGAGGCGGAGCAGGCCGGCGCCCGCACCATGCTTTTCAACGGCCAGGCGCTGATGATGCCGATGTATGCGCCGGAGGTGCCGCACCGCACCGCCGAAGCGCAGGCATTCATCGCGGCGCTGCGGGCCGCCGACGGCATCATCATCGCCTCGCCCGCCTATCACGGCAGCATCTCCGGCCTCGTCAAGAACGCGCTCGACTACACGGAAGACATGCGCAACGACGCCGCAGCCTATCTCGACGGACGCGCCGTCGGCTGCATTACCTGCGCCTATGGTCCGCAGGCGGCCGGAACGACGCTGGTCGCGCTGCGCTCGATCGTCCATGCGCTGCGCGGCTGGCCGACCCCGCTCGGCGTCGGCATCAACAGCGCGACCTGCCGTTTCTCGCCGGAAGGCGAGCCGAGCGAAACGGCCATTGCCGATCAGTTGAAGATCATGGCGACGCAAGTCGCCAAAGGCGCCTTTGCCATGCGGGCCGGGCTCGCCGCAGCCCGGAAGCCTGACCGCCTGATCGCGGTCGCATGA
- a CDS encoding LysR substrate-binding domain-containing protein codes for MIQLRHIKAFLAVADTGSIRTAALRLNVSQPALSKTIQELEEILSAPLYTRSAHGSMPTEFGRAFLHRARIIDTEFSRAQEEISQMVGAKGGKVAVGLSAIASMLMASQALERFWKKNPNVNVRISDGLLDRLVGGVRQGEFDFAVGGVPPSSLGHDLTIEPLFENRIVPVVRVGHPLADARSLKDLARANWLYTNDQPAFMALMNQHFVDHGVPPPRVLLTCESFSAVLDILPSTDLVAALPRSCLTHPLVRARMVGLALDGGGSHTMVGLVTRAGVPLTPLAASLAKAFRQIGMRYNNLAR; via the coding sequence ATGATCCAGCTCCGCCACATCAAGGCCTTTCTCGCGGTCGCCGACACCGGCAGCATCCGCACCGCGGCGCTGCGACTCAACGTCTCGCAGCCGGCGCTCTCGAAGACCATTCAGGAGCTTGAGGAAATCCTCAGCGCGCCGCTCTATACCCGCTCGGCCCATGGCAGCATGCCGACCGAGTTCGGCCGTGCCTTCCTGCATCGGGCCCGCATCATTGATACGGAATTCTCCCGCGCCCAGGAGGAAATCAGCCAGATGGTGGGGGCGAAGGGTGGCAAGGTTGCCGTCGGCCTCTCGGCGATCGCCTCGATGCTGATGGCGTCGCAGGCGCTGGAACGCTTCTGGAAGAAGAACCCCAATGTCAATGTGCGGATATCGGACGGACTGCTCGACCGGCTGGTCGGCGGTGTCCGGCAGGGCGAGTTCGATTTCGCGGTGGGCGGCGTGCCGCCTTCGTCGCTCGGTCACGACCTGACGATCGAGCCGCTTTTCGAGAACCGTATCGTTCCAGTCGTGCGGGTTGGACATCCGCTTGCGGACGCAAGGTCGCTCAAGGATCTCGCCAGGGCGAACTGGCTTTACACCAATGACCAACCGGCCTTCATGGCGCTGATGAACCAGCATTTCGTCGATCACGGCGTGCCGCCGCCGCGGGTTCTGCTGACCTGCGAATCCTTCTCGGCGGTGCTCGATATTCTGCCCTCGACCGATCTCGTCGCCGCCCTGCCGAGAAGCTGTCTCACCCATCCGCTGGTCCGCGCCCGGATGGTCGGCCTGGCGCTCGACGGAGGCGGCTCGCACACCATGGTCGGCCTCGTCACCCGCGCCGGGGTGCCGCTGACCCCGCTCGCCGCGAGCCTCGCCAAGGCCTTCCGCCAGATCGGCATGCGCTACAACAATCTCGCGCGCTAA
- a CDS encoding alpha/beta hydrolase, with translation MNAHTQEQSGRYAVEATALDYVARDGTPLSGTFYRPRAKSELPTLVAVHGGGWRLAPKGNYQHIGPYLAAQGYAVFAPTYRLAKGELPSYPAAVHDVRAAVQFVRAEAENLGLDANRLALLGDSSGAHLAALVALAGDLPLFKDGSPNGGLDRWSAGVKACIPVYGIFDLAAQWQHDQAVRFDDHIVERFLGERLVDDRRPYFDASPLSHVSATRKETAFLVAWGINDDVVDPASQSEAFVLALKQAGIFVRSLPVPSAPHYWISDPLDEAGSFSGFFAPRLLRFLEAKL, from the coding sequence ATGAACGCACATACCCAAGAGCAGAGCGGGCGCTATGCGGTCGAGGCGACCGCACTGGACTATGTCGCAAGGGATGGAACGCCGCTGTCGGGAACGTTCTACCGGCCCCGGGCAAAGAGCGAACTTCCGACCCTCGTCGCCGTTCATGGTGGCGGCTGGCGCCTCGCCCCGAAGGGCAACTACCAGCATATCGGCCCTTACCTCGCGGCGCAGGGATATGCGGTTTTTGCCCCGACCTACCGGCTGGCGAAAGGTGAGTTGCCCTCCTATCCGGCGGCCGTTCACGACGTTCGCGCCGCCGTTCAGTTCGTTCGCGCCGAGGCAGAAAATCTCGGCCTCGACGCCAACCGCCTCGCCCTTCTCGGGGATTCGTCGGGAGCGCATCTGGCCGCGCTTGTGGCGCTTGCCGGCGACCTGCCGCTTTTCAAGGACGGTTCCCCGAACGGCGGGCTTGACCGCTGGAGCGCCGGCGTCAAAGCGTGCATCCCGGTCTACGGCATCTTCGACCTTGCCGCCCAATGGCAGCACGACCAGGCCGTGCGCTTCGACGACCACATCGTCGAACGGTTCCTGGGGGAACGCCTCGTCGACGACCGGCGCCCCTATTTCGACGCCTCGCCGCTCTCGCATGTCTCGGCGACGCGCAAGGAAACCGCGTTCCTCGTCGCCTGGGGTATCAACGACGACGTGGTCGACCCGGCAAGCCAGAGCGAGGCCTTCGTGCTTGCCCTCAAACAGGCCGGCATTTTCGTGCGCAGTCTGCCGGTCCCGTCCGCTCCGCATTACTGGATTTCCGACCCGCTCGACGAGGCCGGCAGCTTTTCCGGCTTTTTCGCACCGCGGCTGCTGCGATTTCTCGAAGCGAAGCTCTAA
- a CDS encoding alpha/beta fold hydrolase, whose protein sequence is MKHHFLHTGDVELEWHETGEGAPILYLHGGQGFFPDDAFVAELARTRRVIVPSHPGFGKSSLPDWLDCVSDIAHVHLALLDYLGLDEVDVVGCSIGGWIAAEMGTMSPERFGRIVLAAPVGIKVGPVDRLDVPDIFALSQEQVTGLFYHDAAKFRFDASAHSDDRLTIIVRNRETLTLLTWEPYMHNPKLRHRLQRVTAPTLILRGGSDGFVSADYANAYARLIPNASVETIEAAGHNIAEERPEALAARVEAFLADPQTTKTLWRNAG, encoded by the coding sequence GTGAAACATCATTTTCTTCACACAGGAGATGTGGAGCTGGAATGGCACGAAACGGGGGAGGGCGCTCCGATCCTCTATCTCCATGGCGGCCAGGGCTTCTTTCCGGATGATGCCTTTGTGGCGGAACTCGCCAGGACGCGCCGGGTGATCGTTCCTTCCCATCCGGGCTTCGGAAAATCTTCGCTTCCCGATTGGCTGGATTGCGTCAGCGACATCGCCCACGTGCATCTTGCCCTGCTCGACTATCTCGGCCTCGACGAGGTCGATGTCGTCGGCTGCTCGATCGGCGGCTGGATCGCCGCGGAAATGGGCACCATGTCGCCGGAACGTTTCGGCCGGATCGTGCTCGCGGCGCCGGTCGGCATCAAGGTCGGCCCGGTCGACCGCCTCGACGTGCCGGACATCTTCGCCCTGTCGCAGGAGCAGGTCACCGGCCTCTTCTATCACGATGCGGCGAAATTCCGGTTCGATGCTTCGGCCCATTCGGACGACAGGCTCACCATCATCGTGCGCAATCGCGAGACGCTGACGCTGCTCACCTGGGAGCCCTACATGCACAATCCCAAGCTCCGCCATCGTCTCCAGCGGGTGACCGCGCCGACGCTGATCCTGCGCGGCGGCTCCGACGGCTTCGTCTCGGCCGACTATGCGAACGCCTACGCCCGGCTCATCCCGAACGCCTCGGTCGAGACGATCGAGGCGGCGGGCCACAACATCGCCGAAGAGCGGCCGGAGGCCCTTGCGGCGCGTGTCGAGGCCTTCCTGGCCGACCCCCAGACAACCAAGACCCTTTGGAGGAACGCCGGATGA
- a CDS encoding LLM class flavin-dependent oxidoreductase codes for MRAWFFSENAYPDLPPETEYDSIRVTLPNSLYDPKKGAALYDRYIDEWLVAEEEGLDIMLNEHHQTPTCVDPAAPLVLAALARLTSKARLLLLGNPISNRRDPVRVAEEMALADILSHGRLEVGFVRGVPYELAAANSNPVRTNERHWEALDLILKAWTTRDGPFSHEGQFFHHRNVNIWPRPYQDPHPPVWVSATSPGGAARVGSRGFVQATFLTGFGGTPRVYESYRQGWREAGRGAVTPVNRLAYAPLLYTSPDPARARAGAEQLLWYLKANKVPVHYKNPPGYVPVDVNVRFLRGAMPQLAASIKDLNVEKAIEAGIMFAGTPDQVFEQVKHFYGKVGGFGHMLLMGQAGFLDHEDTVHGIRTFARDVYPRLKEAFPDDAASGADEERVQAVAG; via the coding sequence ATGAGAGCCTGGTTCTTCAGCGAAAACGCCTATCCGGATCTGCCGCCGGAAACCGAATACGACTCGATCCGGGTTACCCTGCCCAACAGCCTCTACGACCCGAAGAAGGGTGCGGCCCTCTACGATCGCTATATCGACGAATGGCTCGTCGCCGAGGAAGAGGGCCTGGACATCATGCTCAACGAGCATCACCAGACCCCCACCTGCGTCGACCCGGCAGCACCCCTGGTGCTTGCCGCCCTGGCGCGGCTCACCTCCAAGGCGCGGCTGCTGCTTCTCGGCAATCCGATCTCGAACCGCCGCGATCCCGTTCGCGTTGCCGAAGAAATGGCGCTCGCCGACATCCTGTCGCACGGGCGCCTCGAAGTCGGCTTCGTCCGCGGTGTTCCTTACGAGCTGGCGGCGGCCAACAGCAATCCGGTGCGCACCAACGAACGGCACTGGGAGGCGCTCGACCTCATCCTCAAGGCCTGGACGACCCGCGACGGACCGTTCAGCCATGAAGGGCAGTTCTTCCACCACCGCAATGTCAACATCTGGCCGCGTCCCTACCAGGACCCGCATCCGCCGGTCTGGGTCAGCGCCACGAGCCCGGGCGGCGCGGCGCGCGTCGGGTCGCGCGGCTTCGTCCAGGCGACCTTCCTGACCGGTTTCGGCGGCACGCCGAGGGTCTACGAATCCTATCGCCAGGGTTGGCGCGAGGCCGGCCGCGGCGCGGTCACGCCCGTCAACCGGCTCGCCTATGCGCCGCTCCTCTATACGAGCCCGGATCCGGCCCGCGCCCGGGCCGGCGCCGAGCAGCTGCTCTGGTACCTCAAGGCCAACAAGGTGCCGGTCCACTACAAGAACCCGCCCGGCTACGTGCCCGTCGACGTGAACGTCCGCTTCTTGCGCGGCGCCATGCCCCAGCTTGCCGCGTCGATCAAGGATCTGAACGTCGAGAAGGCGATCGAGGCCGGCATCATGTTCGCCGGCACGCCCGACCAGGTCTTCGAGCAGGTCAAGCACTTCTACGGCAAGGTCGGCGGCTTCGGCCACATGCTGCTGATGGGGCAGGCGGGCTTCCTGGACCACGAAGACACGGTTCATGGCATCCGCACCTTTGCTCGCGACGTCTATCCGCGACTGAAGGAGGCGTTTCCGGACGACGCGGCATCGGGCGCCGACGAGGAGCGCGTCCAAGCAGTCGCAGGCTGA
- a CDS encoding ABC transporter substrate-binding protein, producing the protein MKHILRSLAAGVVVLAGIGTADAADAWRHGVVEAKGDAGIQFMPSKFAEKFNLDLETVEFASSTVPVKALLAGEIDSYATTPLTAIAAMAEGASLKFLGCNWPGMTYDLYAKGDIKTIKDLKGRSVGISGPGGAPDLFAREALRWGGLDPSEVTFANAGGGGDRFRAVVAGVVDATATSSEFEPEAAERGVNVIARAPEATPNLLRICVVTSDKVIAEKHDQLVRFLAAQMVGHKYAVENPKETADYAREVAKLPPDDKSPEFIFEEVVKYDAVKPDLPIMADKLQWNVDMMHRNGRIKESYDIKNFIDEGPRQEALKLAATN; encoded by the coding sequence ATGAAGCATATCCTTAGATCGCTTGCCGCCGGCGTGGTGGTTCTCGCCGGCATCGGCACCGCAGACGCTGCCGATGCCTGGCGCCATGGCGTCGTCGAAGCAAAGGGCGATGCCGGCATCCAGTTCATGCCGTCGAAATTCGCCGAGAAGTTCAACCTCGATCTCGAGACGGTGGAATTCGCCAGCAGCACCGTGCCGGTGAAGGCGCTGCTGGCCGGCGAGATCGACAGCTATGCGACGACGCCGCTCACCGCGATCGCCGCGATGGCGGAGGGAGCAAGCCTGAAGTTCCTCGGCTGCAACTGGCCGGGCATGACCTACGATCTCTATGCCAAGGGCGACATCAAGACGATCAAGGATCTCAAAGGCCGCAGCGTCGGCATTTCCGGTCCCGGCGGCGCGCCGGATCTCTTCGCCCGCGAAGCGCTGCGCTGGGGCGGGCTCGACCCGTCGGAGGTGACCTTCGCCAATGCCGGCGGCGGCGGCGACCGGTTCCGCGCCGTCGTGGCCGGCGTGGTGGACGCCACCGCAACCTCCAGCGAGTTCGAGCCGGAGGCCGCCGAACGCGGCGTCAACGTCATCGCCCGCGCCCCGGAGGCGACGCCGAACCTGCTGCGCATCTGCGTCGTCACCTCGGACAAGGTCATTGCCGAAAAGCACGACCAGCTGGTGCGGTTCCTCGCCGCGCAGATGGTGGGTCACAAATACGCGGTCGAGAACCCGAAGGAGACGGCCGACTACGCCCGTGAGGTCGCCAAGCTGCCGCCGGACGACAAGTCGCCGGAGTTCATCTTCGAGGAGGTCGTCAAATACGACGCGGTCAAGCCGGACCTGCCGATCATGGCCGACAAGCTGCAGTGGAATGTCGACATGATGCATCGCAACGGCCGCATCAAGGAATCCTACGACATCAAGAACTTCATCGACGAAGGCCCGCGTCAGGAAGCCCTGAAGCTGGCCGCCACCAATTGA
- a CDS encoding ABC transporter ATP-binding protein, whose protein sequence is MGHVELLNVSKTFPLKVKGVQRHARALDNLSFSVNKGEIVALAGPSGCGKTTALRIIMGLESASSGSVTVAGRQINGCGFDRGMVFQHAELLPWRSAVENIKFGLEMKNLAQKEIDERAERFINLVGLGHAKDHRPHQLSGGMKQRVGIARALAIDPEVLLMDEPFGALDSQTRETLQMELLDIHQRTEKTIIFVTHDLDEAVLLADRVVVMVGGHLREIIPVELERPRSDMRRIRSASEFTRKRTMIWEALHEPAKPHELAA, encoded by the coding sequence ATGGGACATGTCGAACTTCTGAACGTCTCGAAGACATTCCCGTTGAAGGTCAAGGGTGTCCAGCGCCATGCAAGGGCGCTGGACAATCTCTCTTTCAGCGTGAACAAGGGCGAGATCGTCGCACTTGCCGGGCCGAGCGGCTGCGGCAAGACCACGGCGCTGCGCATCATCATGGGCCTCGAAAGCGCCAGTTCCGGCTCCGTCACGGTGGCGGGTCGCCAGATCAACGGCTGCGGATTTGACCGCGGCATGGTGTTTCAGCATGCCGAGCTCCTGCCATGGCGCAGTGCTGTGGAGAACATCAAGTTCGGCTTGGAGATGAAGAACCTTGCCCAGAAGGAGATTGACGAGCGCGCCGAGCGTTTCATCAACCTCGTCGGCCTCGGCCACGCCAAGGATCACCGTCCGCACCAGCTTTCCGGCGGCATGAAACAGCGCGTCGGCATTGCCCGGGCCTTAGCGATCGATCCGGAAGTGCTGCTGATGGACGAGCCTTTCGGGGCGCTCGACTCGCAGACGCGCGAGACGTTGCAGATGGAATTACTCGACATCCATCAGCGCACCGAAAAGACGATCATCTTCGTCACCCACGATCTGGACGAAGCCGTCCTGCTAGCGGACCGGGTCGTCGTCATGGTCGGCGGGCACCTGCGCGAGATCATCCCCGTCGAACTCGAGCGGCCGCGCAGCGACATGCGCCGCATACGCTCCGCAAGCGAGTTCACCAGGAAGCGCACCATGATCTGGGAGGCATTGCACGAGCCGGCGAAACCCCATGAGCTGGCCGCCTAG
- a CDS encoding ABC transporter permease: protein MSITETTARAKTGKEQASVAAEKAWSMPDWAITTISLLILVGVWQAAAPFIDPLFGSYPSQIFSSFLVMMESGTLARAFWQSIQPFFAGYLLAAAIGVPAGLLLGRYRVAEAALGIYVMAGYATPLIALVPLLMVWFGLGFAVKMVIIFLLAFFPICINTWVGVKAVPRTLVEVGTAFCAPQSRIMRQIVLPATLPYIMAGLRLAIGKAVIAMIIAEFLTAISGLGGIIINAANSFRTAEMFVPIICVMILAVVLDRLVAWLERKVAPWQSEIAGDHA from the coding sequence ATGAGCATCACAGAAACAACAGCCCGCGCGAAGACAGGGAAGGAGCAGGCATCCGTGGCAGCGGAAAAGGCCTGGTCAATGCCCGATTGGGCAATCACGACGATTTCGCTGCTCATTCTGGTCGGTGTCTGGCAGGCGGCAGCGCCCTTCATCGATCCGCTGTTCGGATCCTATCCGTCGCAGATCTTTTCCTCGTTCCTCGTGATGATGGAGAGCGGCACGCTGGCAAGGGCATTCTGGCAGAGCATCCAGCCGTTCTTTGCCGGTTACCTGCTGGCTGCAGCGATCGGCGTCCCGGCGGGCCTTCTGCTCGGACGCTACCGGGTGGCTGAAGCGGCCCTCGGCATCTATGTCATGGCCGGCTACGCAACGCCTCTCATTGCACTCGTGCCGCTGCTGATGGTCTGGTTCGGCCTCGGTTTCGCGGTGAAGATGGTGATCATTTTCCTGCTCGCCTTCTTCCCGATCTGCATCAATACCTGGGTTGGCGTGAAGGCCGTGCCGAGAACGCTGGTCGAAGTCGGGACGGCCTTCTGCGCGCCGCAAAGCCGGATCATGCGCCAGATCGTCTTGCCGGCGACACTGCCCTACATCATGGCCGGCCTGAGGCTCGCGATCGGCAAGGCGGTCATCGCCATGATCATTGCGGAGTTCCTGACGGCGATTTCCGGCCTCGGCGGCATCATCATCAACGCGGCGAACAGCTTCCGGACCGCCGAGATGTTCGTGCCGATCATCTGCGTGATGATCCTGGCCGTGGTGCTCGATCGTCTGGTCGCCTGGCTCGAACGCAAGGTCGCGCCGTGGCAGAGCGAGATTGCCGGCGACCATGCGTGA
- a CDS encoding isochorismatase family protein, translating into MREGSKAENQGARVWDRFLTERDREVVGIAGYGARQGFGTRPAVLVVDVNYAFCGDRREPVQDSILRWRQSGGEEAWDALPTLSGLIGLARSKGLPLIYTTGAEREDKWDRGSWLWKNSRSRERPKAVELDGNTIMPQIAPAPQDVVIHKQKPSAFHGTNLLDYLFLFKCDSLIVMGTATSGCVRATVVDAFSHNLRVTVVEDGCFERCQASHAMSLFDMNSKYADVLPSGEVRTFMEGLEAGLFDLPAGSRGKA; encoded by the coding sequence ATGCGTGAGGGATCGAAAGCGGAAAACCAAGGCGCCCGCGTCTGGGACCGGTTCCTGACGGAACGTGACCGGGAGGTCGTCGGTATTGCCGGTTACGGCGCCCGGCAGGGCTTCGGTACAAGGCCGGCTGTTCTCGTCGTCGACGTCAACTACGCCTTTTGCGGCGACCGGCGGGAGCCGGTGCAGGACTCGATCCTGCGCTGGCGCCAATCCGGCGGCGAAGAGGCATGGGACGCGCTTCCGACCCTGTCCGGCCTCATCGGCCTTGCCCGCTCGAAGGGGCTGCCGCTCATCTACACGACCGGGGCCGAGCGGGAGGACAAATGGGACCGTGGGTCCTGGCTGTGGAAGAACAGCCGCAGCCGGGAGCGTCCCAAAGCGGTGGAACTCGACGGCAATACGATCATGCCGCAGATCGCGCCGGCACCCCAGGATGTCGTAATCCACAAGCAGAAGCCCAGCGCCTTCCACGGCACCAACCTCCTCGATTATCTCTTCCTCTTCAAATGCGACAGCCTGATCGTCATGGGCACGGCGACGAGCGGTTGCGTCCGGGCGACGGTCGTCGATGCCTTCAGCCATAACCTGCGCGTTACGGTGGTCGAGGACGGCTGCTTCGAGCGCTGCCAGGCAAGCCATGCGATGAGCCTCTTCGACATGAACTCGAAGTATGCCGACGTCTTGCCGAGCGGCGAGGTGCGGACGTTCATGGAAGGGCTGGAGGCCGGCCTCTTCGATCTGCCGGCCGGCAGTCGCGGCAAGGCCTGA
- a CDS encoding AbrB family transcriptional regulator, translating into MRRYLGRFAPSKFPYRKLLLALAIGFIGGCIFFYFHLPLPWMLGSLVACLVASLFNMPVAVPGIVRPPMLMLVGVVLGSGFTPAMAGSMIDWLPGLGILMVFVVLTAGCSYVYFRRVGGFDHWTAFFSGMPGGLVEMTALGDAYGANTRAIALVHSSRIMLVVLTLPFVLTVVGGQTLAGISRSGASVLEAPISAELWLFGTGLCGAVLGRLLSMPSPFLMGPMLASAAVHLTGLSAFHAPWEIIAFAQLVLGSALGCSFAGVKKSSILHILRLSVGSTAFLVAASTSCALLVSHLTGSPILSLLLAYSPGGLTETSLMALSLHVDVAFVATHHVLRVFFVAVSATFLARLLRRGRLANKDG; encoded by the coding sequence ATGCGACGATACTTGGGTCGGTTCGCGCCAAGCAAGTTCCCCTATCGCAAGCTCCTGCTGGCCCTGGCGATCGGCTTTATCGGCGGATGCATCTTCTTCTATTTCCACCTGCCGCTGCCTTGGATGCTCGGCTCGCTGGTCGCCTGCCTCGTCGCGTCTCTCTTCAACATGCCGGTCGCCGTGCCCGGCATCGTCAGGCCGCCGATGCTGATGCTGGTCGGCGTCGTGCTGGGCTCCGGCTTCACGCCTGCGATGGCCGGCAGCATGATCGACTGGCTGCCGGGACTGGGCATATTGATGGTCTTCGTCGTCCTGACCGCCGGTTGTAGCTATGTCTATTTCCGGCGCGTCGGCGGCTTCGATCACTGGACCGCATTCTTTTCCGGAATGCCGGGCGGGCTCGTCGAGATGACGGCGCTCGGGGATGCCTATGGCGCGAATACAAGGGCGATCGCGCTCGTCCATTCGAGCCGCATCATGCTTGTGGTTCTGACGCTCCCCTTCGTCCTGACCGTTGTCGGCGGCCAGACGCTGGCCGGCATCAGCCGCTCCGGCGCGTCTGTCCTGGAGGCGCCGATCAGCGCCGAACTGTGGCTGTTCGGCACGGGCCTATGCGGCGCGGTTCTCGGGCGGCTTCTGTCGATGCCGTCACCCTTTCTGATGGGGCCGATGCTGGCGAGCGCCGCCGTCCACCTGACGGGGCTCTCGGCGTTTCATGCACCCTGGGAGATCATCGCTTTTGCGCAGCTGGTGCTCGGAAGCGCGCTGGGCTGCAGCTTCGCGGGGGTGAAGAAATCAAGCATCCTGCATATCTTGCGCCTGTCGGTCGGATCGACGGCCTTTCTCGTCGCGGCGAGCACCAGCTGCGCGCTGCTTGTCTCGCATCTGACCGGAAGCCCGATCCTCAGCCTGCTGCTCGCCTATTCTCCCGGCGGGTTGACCGAGACCAGCCTCATGGCCCTGTCGCTGCACGTCGACGTCGCCTTCGTCGCCACGCACCACGTGCTGCGCGTCTTCTTCGTCGCGGTTTCGGCGACGTTTCTCGCCCGGTTGCTGAGGCGGGGCAGGCTGGCAAACAAAGACGGGTAG
- a CDS encoding YMGG-like glycine zipper-containing protein, whose protein sequence is MRKLVIAVGMIGTLASCTQTERATAIGAGTGAIIGGVVSDSWGGAAIGAVAGGVMGNLIGRSRERDGYCIYRDRYGRRYEARCR, encoded by the coding sequence ATGAGAAAGCTTGTCATTGCCGTTGGAATGATTGGTACCCTTGCGTCCTGCACCCAGACAGAGCGAGCAACGGCAATCGGTGCAGGAACCGGCGCAATCATCGGAGGCGTTGTGAGTGATAGCTGGGGCGGCGCGGCTATCGGCGCTGTGGCCGGTGGAGTCATGGGCAACTTGATAGGCCGCTCCCGGGAGCGCGACGGGTATTGTATCTATCGCGATCGCTATGGGCGCCGATACGAGGCACGCTGCCGGTGA